One window from the genome of Thalassospira xiamenensis M-5 = DSM 17429 encodes:
- a CDS encoding NADH:flavin oxidoreductase/NADH oxidase, translating to MSHLFTQLCLGKLELENRIVIAPMCQYSADNGKATAWHDMHLGNLAQSGAGLLIIEASAIEPEGRITYGDLGLWGDETEAALGKTLAAVRSHSDMPIAIQLAHAGRKASCEKPWDGGGAIAPDHENGWQVVAPSAVPFRAGDPEPEALNTSRIREIIQGFADAAKRADRLGLDAIEIHGAHGYLLHQFLSPHSNKRDDDYGGSLENRMRIVIEVYDAVRAAFDPAKPVGIRISASDWVEGGWDIDQSAELARVLKERGCDFIHVSSGGLHIDQNIPVGPNYQVPFADRIKSETGMITIAVGLITEAEQAEAIVFTGQADAIALARGILYDPRWPWHAAASLGAEVKAANQYLRCQPRTLKKLFG from the coding sequence ATGAGCCACCTTTTTACGCAGCTCTGCCTTGGCAAGCTTGAACTGGAAAACCGCATTGTCATAGCGCCGATGTGCCAATATTCCGCCGATAACGGTAAAGCCACGGCATGGCACGACATGCATCTTGGCAATCTTGCCCAATCCGGTGCCGGCCTTCTGATAATCGAGGCATCTGCGATTGAACCCGAAGGCCGCATTACCTATGGCGATCTTGGACTATGGGGCGATGAAACCGAAGCAGCCCTTGGCAAGACCCTCGCCGCTGTGCGCAGCCATTCCGACATGCCAATTGCCATCCAGCTTGCCCATGCTGGGCGTAAGGCATCCTGCGAAAAGCCTTGGGATGGTGGTGGCGCCATTGCACCGGATCATGAAAATGGCTGGCAGGTTGTTGCCCCGTCCGCTGTTCCGTTCCGTGCAGGCGACCCGGAACCAGAGGCACTCAACACCTCGCGCATCCGCGAAATCATTCAGGGCTTTGCCGATGCGGCCAAGCGCGCGGATCGACTTGGTCTTGATGCCATCGAAATTCACGGGGCACACGGGTACCTGCTCCATCAATTCCTCTCACCACATTCCAACAAACGCGATGACGACTATGGTGGATCGCTTGAAAATCGTATGCGGATCGTGATCGAGGTTTATGACGCAGTTCGCGCCGCTTTCGATCCAGCCAAACCGGTCGGCATTCGGATTTCGGCTTCTGATTGGGTCGAAGGCGGCTGGGATATTGATCAAAGCGCCGAACTGGCCCGTGTCCTGAAGGAACGCGGTTGCGATTTTATCCATGTGTCATCTGGCGGTCTTCACATCGATCAGAATATCCCCGTTGGCCCGAACTATCAGGTCCCCTTTGCAGATCGCATCAAATCGGAAACCGGCATGATCACCATCGCGGTTGGCCTGATTACCGAAGCAGAACAGGCAGAGGCCATTGTCTTCACCGGTCAGGCCGATGCCATTGCGCTGGCGCGTGGCATTCTTTATGACCCGCGCTGGCCGTGGCATGCGGCAGCAAGCCTTGGCGCCGAGGTCAAGGCGGCCAATCAGTATCTGCGCTGTCAGCCACGCACACTTAAAAAGCTGTTCGGTTAA
- the rfbC gene encoding dTDP-4-dehydrorhamnose 3,5-epimerase — protein MKIESLEIPEVKLLFPRKFEDERGFFSETYNQEEFSQAGITQDFVQDNHSFSKSPGVLRGLHFQREPYAQDKLVRVLRGRILDVAVDIRPNSPTLGKSVIAEINADDWNQIFVPRGFAHGFLTLAPDTEVVYKVSRPYTPSAEHAILWNDPDLGINWPMDESQLILSAKDTNAMSFKKYLETVRDEN, from the coding sequence ATGAAGATCGAATCTCTGGAAATTCCCGAAGTCAAACTGCTCTTCCCGAGAAAATTCGAAGACGAGCGGGGATTCTTCTCCGAAACCTATAATCAGGAGGAGTTTTCACAGGCCGGAATCACGCAGGATTTCGTTCAGGATAACCATTCCTTTTCCAAAAGCCCCGGTGTTTTGCGCGGCCTGCATTTCCAGCGCGAACCGTATGCCCAAGACAAACTCGTTCGGGTTCTGCGCGGTCGAATCCTAGACGTTGCCGTCGACATTCGTCCCAATTCGCCAACACTTGGCAAATCGGTTATTGCCGAAATCAACGCCGATGACTGGAACCAGATTTTTGTTCCGCGCGGATTTGCTCATGGTTTTCTGACGCTCGCCCCCGACACAGAAGTCGTCTACAAGGTCAGCAGGCCTTACACCCCTTCGGCCGAGCATGCTATTCTATGGAACGATCCGGATCTTGGCATCAACTGGCCGATGGATGAAAGCCAGCTGATACTGTCAGCCAAAGATACCAATGCGATGTCGTTCAAAAAGTATCTTGAAACAGTTAGAGACGAAAACTGA
- the groES gene encoding co-chaperone GroES, whose amino-acid sequence MKFRPLHDRVLVRRVESDTKTAGGIIIPDTAKEKPQEGEIIAVGSGVRKEDGSLVALDVKAGDKVLFGKWSGTEVKVDGEELLIMKESDIMGIME is encoded by the coding sequence ATGAAGTTCCGTCCGTTACATGATCGTGTGCTGGTCCGTCGTGTCGAATCCGACACCAAGACAGCCGGTGGCATCATTATCCCGGATACCGCGAAAGAAAAACCGCAGGAAGGCGAGATCATCGCTGTTGGTTCCGGTGTTCGCAAAGAAGATGGCTCGCTTGTAGCGCTTGACGTCAAGGCAGGTGACAAGGTTCTGTTCGGCAAATGGTCGGGCACCGAAGTCAAGGTCGATGGCGAAGAGCTGCTGATCATGAAAGAGTCCGACATTATGGGCATCATGGAATAA
- the groL gene encoding chaperonin GroEL (60 kDa chaperone family; promotes refolding of misfolded polypeptides especially under stressful conditions; forms two stacked rings of heptamers to form a barrel-shaped 14mer; ends can be capped by GroES; misfolded proteins enter the barrel where they are refolded when GroES binds), with translation MAAKEVKFSTDARAKMLRGVDILADAVKVTLGPKGRNVVIEKSFGAPRVTKDGVSVAKEIELSDKFENMGAQMLREVASKTADLAGDGTTTATVLAQAIVREGNKSVAAGMNPMDLKRGIDLATTKVIEAIQSRARKVSGKDEIAQVGNISANGDREVGDMIAEAMEKVGNEGVITVEEAKGLHTELDVVEGMQFDRGYLSPYFVTNPEKMVAELDNPYVLLFDKKVSSLQPLLPLLEAVVQSGKPLLIIAEDVEGEALATLVVNKLRGGLKIAAVKAPGFGDRRKAMLEDIAILTGGQVVSEDLGIKLESVTLDMLGTAKSITITKEETTIVDGAGEKAQIEARVGQIRAQIEETTSDYDREKLQERLAKLAGGVAVIKIGGASEIEVKERKDRVDDALHATRAAVEEGIVAGGGTALLYATRALDGLEGVNHDQTIGVDIVRRALQAPVRQIAQNAGVDGAVVAGKLLEQDDVEFGFDAQKGEYTNLVKAGIIDPAKVVRTALQDAASVAGLLITTECMIAEKPEDKSSGGAPDMGGMGGMGGMGGMGF, from the coding sequence ATGGCTGCTAAAGAAGTAAAATTCTCCACCGACGCCCGCGCCAAAATGCTGCGCGGTGTCGACATCCTTGCTGATGCCGTTAAAGTGACGCTCGGCCCGAAAGGCCGTAACGTTGTCATCGAAAAATCCTTTGGCGCACCGCGCGTGACCAAGGACGGCGTTTCGGTCGCCAAGGAAATCGAACTTTCTGACAAGTTCGAAAACATGGGCGCACAGATGCTGCGTGAAGTGGCTTCCAAAACCGCCGATCTGGCTGGTGACGGCACCACCACCGCAACCGTTCTGGCACAGGCAATCGTTCGTGAAGGCAACAAGTCCGTTGCTGCTGGCATGAACCCGATGGACCTGAAACGCGGTATTGATCTTGCGACGACCAAAGTAATCGAAGCCATCCAGAGCCGCGCTCGTAAAGTTTCGGGCAAGGACGAGATTGCACAGGTTGGTAACATTTCGGCCAACGGTGACCGTGAAGTCGGCGACATGATCGCTGAAGCCATGGAAAAAGTTGGCAACGAAGGTGTTATCACCGTCGAGGAAGCCAAGGGCCTGCACACCGAACTCGACGTTGTCGAAGGCATGCAGTTTGATCGTGGTTACCTGTCGCCGTACTTCGTAACCAATCCGGAAAAGATGGTTGCCGAGCTCGACAACCCTTATGTTCTGCTGTTTGACAAAAAGGTTTCCTCGCTGCAGCCGCTGCTGCCGCTTCTGGAAGCTGTCGTTCAGTCGGGCAAGCCGCTTCTTATCATTGCTGAAGACGTCGAAGGCGAAGCTCTTGCGACCCTCGTCGTTAACAAGCTGCGCGGTGGTCTGAAAATCGCTGCAGTCAAAGCACCGGGCTTCGGCGACCGTCGCAAAGCAATGCTCGAAGACATCGCCATCCTTACCGGTGGTCAGGTTGTCTCCGAAGATCTCGGCATCAAGCTTGAGAGCGTTACGCTCGATATGCTCGGTACCGCGAAATCGATCACCATCACCAAAGAAGAAACCACCATCGTTGATGGTGCCGGTGAGAAAGCCCAGATCGAAGCCCGCGTTGGCCAGATCCGTGCACAGATCGAAGAAACCACTTCGGATTACGACCGCGAGAAACTGCAGGAACGTCTTGCGAAACTCGCTGGCGGTGTTGCCGTGATCAAAATCGGTGGCGCTTCGGAAATCGAAGTGAAAGAACGCAAAGACCGCGTTGACGATGCCCTGCACGCAACTCGCGCTGCTGTTGAAGAAGGTATCGTTGCTGGTGGCGGTACGGCTCTGCTGTACGCGACCCGCGCTCTTGACGGTCTTGAAGGTGTAAACCATGACCAGACCATCGGTGTCGACATCGTTCGTCGCGCGCTGCAGGCTCCGGTCCGTCAGATCGCTCAGAACGCAGGTGTTGACGGTGCAGTTGTCGCTGGCAAGCTGCTTGAGCAGGACGATGTTGAATTCGGCTTCGACGCACAGAAAGGTGAATACACCAACCTGGTCAAAGCCGGCATCATCGACCCGGCCAAAGTTGTTCGTACTGCCCTGCAGGACGCAGCATCGGTCGCAGGTCTGCTGATCACCACCGAATGCATGATCGCTGAAAAGCCGGAAGACAAATCCTCCGGTGGCGCGCCTGACATGGGCGGCATGGGTGGTATGGGCGGCATGGGCGGTATGGGCTTCTAA
- a CDS encoding Hsp20/alpha crystallin family protein — MTGLQTVNGTARRLASRPAYGDPFGVFGRDFDRMIGSIFGRDGLVNSAGASGGEVSQKLLTPRIDVHETDDNIELAAELPGVEQDDVDVSVLEGVLTITGEKKSTRESNDGARVIERTYGSFKRSFRLPDTVDADKIAASFKNGVLTLTLPKVAEVKLEPRKIAISG, encoded by the coding sequence ATGACTGGTCTTCAGACTGTAAATGGTACTGCTCGTCGTCTGGCTTCGCGTCCGGCATATGGTGATCCGTTTGGTGTTTTCGGACGTGATTTTGATCGTATGATCGGCTCGATCTTTGGACGTGACGGGCTTGTGAATTCTGCTGGTGCAAGTGGTGGCGAGGTATCGCAAAAGCTTTTGACCCCGCGCATCGACGTCCACGAAACTGATGACAATATCGAACTTGCCGCCGAACTTCCGGGTGTTGAACAGGACGATGTTGATGTGTCGGTACTTGAAGGTGTCCTGACGATTACGGGTGAAAAGAAATCAACCCGTGAAAGCAATGATGGTGCCCGTGTTATTGAGCGCACCTATGGCAGCTTCAAACGTTCATTCCGTCTGCCTGATACCGTCGATGCAGACAAGATTGCGGCATCGTTCAAGAACGGTGTCCTGACGCTCACTCTCCCTAAAGTAGCGGAAGTGAAGCTGGAGCCGCGCAAGATTGCGATTTCCGGGTAA
- a CDS encoding PLP-dependent cysteine synthase family protein, with protein sequence MSYDRQWVADAINIIEADFNRSADTHLIRLDLPSLDGIGLYLKDESTHPSGSLKHRLARSLFLYGLCNGWISKDTPIIEASSGSTAVSEAYFARLLGLRFIAVMPKSTSQQKIDQIAFYGGESHLVEHSGQIYAESQRLARELGGHYMDQFTYAERATDWRGNNNIAESIFDQLKREPHPVPRWIIVGAGTGGTSSTIGRYIRYGQILGMGCELCVADPENSVFYDAYETGKCDITGQKASRVEGIGRPRVEPSFNPNVVDHMIRVPDAGSFAALQYLEKHMGRRCGGSTGTNLIATLSLISQMKKAGESGSVVTLLCDGGDRYRDTYYNPDWIIKQGIDLDPWHAALEAFDKTGVFEMPMDCCTAH encoded by the coding sequence ATGAGCTACGATCGCCAATGGGTGGCTGATGCCATCAACATCATCGAAGCCGACTTCAACCGGTCTGCAGACACCCATCTGATCCGTCTTGATCTGCCGTCACTTGATGGCATCGGGCTTTACCTCAAGGATGAATCGACCCATCCGTCCGGCAGCCTGAAGCATCGCCTGGCGCGCTCATTGTTCCTGTATGGCCTTTGCAATGGCTGGATATCCAAAGACACCCCGATCATCGAGGCATCAAGCGGCTCCACTGCCGTGTCCGAAGCCTATTTTGCCCGCCTTCTGGGGCTTCGCTTTATTGCGGTGATGCCCAAATCAACATCGCAACAGAAAATCGATCAGATCGCCTTTTATGGCGGCGAAAGCCATCTGGTCGAACACAGCGGCCAGATTTATGCCGAATCCCAACGCCTGGCGCGGGAACTGGGAGGCCATTACATGGACCAGTTCACCTATGCCGAACGCGCAACCGACTGGCGGGGCAACAACAATATCGCTGAAAGCATCTTTGACCAGCTCAAACGCGAACCCCACCCTGTTCCGCGCTGGATCATTGTTGGTGCCGGTACGGGTGGAACATCTTCTACCATCGGTCGCTATATCCGTTACGGACAGATCCTTGGCATGGGATGCGAACTTTGCGTCGCTGATCCGGAAAACTCTGTTTTCTATGACGCTTATGAAACCGGCAAATGCGACATCACCGGGCAAAAAGCATCACGTGTCGAAGGCATCGGTCGCCCGCGCGTTGAACCAAGCTTTAACCCCAACGTCGTCGATCACATGATCCGCGTACCGGATGCCGGCAGCTTCGCCGCCCTGCAATATCTGGAAAAACATATGGGAAGGCGTTGCGGCGGGTCGACCGGCACTAACCTGATCGCCACCCTGTCACTGATCAGTCAGATGAAAAAGGCTGGCGAAAGCGGATCGGTTGTTACCCTGCTGTGTGATGGCGGTGACCGCTATCGCGATACCTATTACAATCCCGACTGGATCATCAAACAGGGCATCGACCTTGACCCTTGGCATGCCGCCCTCGAAGCCTTCGATAAAACCGGTGTGTTTGAAATGCCGATGGATTGCTGCACGGCTCACTAA